One window of the Thermococcus sp. P6 genome contains the following:
- a CDS encoding DUF3783 domain-containing protein, translating to MSSKVLIIGFNSREVEKLREAIDVPVFEVPEYCGDWVVRDVVERAEELRGSGDWHERKFVIMHELENEALKDVIGSVRSLNLGDVIFAATTENSLTFRLKDLLEELMEEHEYFRALRWARREARKGKGPFLDIDRVK from the coding sequence ATGAGCTCGAAGGTTTTGATAATCGGTTTTAATTCCAGAGAGGTCGAAAAACTCAGGGAAGCCATCGACGTTCCGGTCTTTGAGGTTCCAGAGTACTGCGGGGACTGGGTCGTCAGGGACGTGGTTGAAAGGGCGGAGGAGCTTCGCGGTTCCGGCGACTGGCACGAGAGGAAGTTCGTGATAATGCATGAACTCGAAAACGAAGCCCTGAAGGATGTTATCGGCTCCGTCCGGTCCCTGAACCTTGGGGACGTCATATTCGCCGCAACGACCGAGAACTCGCTCACCTTCAGGCTTAAGGACCTCCTCGAGGAGCTGATGGAAGAGCACGAGTACTTCAGGGCCCTGCGGTGGGCAAGAAGGGAAGCGAGGAAGGGAAAGGGCCCGTTCCTTGACATCGACAGGGTTAAATAA
- a CDS encoding TIGR02253 family HAD-type hydrolase: MIKVVFFDLDDTLVDTSRLAEMARRNAVENMIRHGLPVDFDTAYGELLELINEYGSNFGRHFDYLLRRLDLPSDPRWVAAGVVAYHNTKFAYLKSVRGARRLLLELKKSGYRLGIITDGNPVKQWEKLIRLELDDYFDGVFISDYLGVKKPHAKIFHKALRSMGVKPEEAVMVGDRLYSDIYGAKEVGMKTVWFRYGKYADRELEYLDYADFTTGKLEDVLDIVRGLNLEDEERSDKEVPSD, from the coding sequence ATGATAAAGGTGGTTTTCTTCGACCTCGACGATACGCTCGTCGACACCAGCCGGCTGGCGGAGATGGCCAGACGGAACGCCGTGGAGAACATGATCCGCCACGGTCTTCCCGTTGACTTCGACACCGCCTACGGGGAACTCCTTGAGCTCATAAACGAGTACGGGAGTAACTTCGGCAGGCATTTCGACTACCTTCTCCGGAGACTTGACCTTCCGAGCGATCCGCGATGGGTTGCGGCGGGGGTGGTTGCCTACCACAACACGAAGTTCGCCTACCTGAAGAGCGTCCGTGGGGCGAGAAGGCTTCTCCTCGAGCTCAAAAAATCCGGCTATCGACTCGGCATAATCACGGACGGTAACCCCGTGAAGCAGTGGGAGAAGCTCATCCGCCTCGAGCTCGATGATTACTTCGACGGCGTCTTCATCTCCGATTACCTTGGGGTCAAGAAGCCCCACGCCAAGATATTCCATAAGGCCCTCAGGAGCATGGGCGTCAAACCGGAGGAGGCCGTTATGGTTGGCGATCGGCTCTATTCCGATATCTACGGCGCGAAGGAGGTAGGTATGAAAACCGTGTGGTTCAGGTACGGCAAGTACGCCGACAGGGAGCTGGAGTATCTGGATTACGCCGACTTTACAACCGGGAAACTCGAGGATGTCCTCGATATAGTGAGGGGGCTGAACCTTGAGGATGAAGAGCGTTCAGATAAGGAAGTTCCTTCTGATTGA
- a CDS encoding ASCH domain-containing protein encodes MKSVQIRKFLLIDSAYKSRILRGDKVTTIRYGNYEAEPGSEVYLVLTPSDTAVAKIRITGIERKKVRELTDRDAKLDGFRDVRELLGELNRIYGELYGDDEVTVISFEVTKRFKDGIPLKWLKGLNYREPEEIARLYLENQERLNLNRGTDFIMRRIYNEGLGRAVRTFGPKRVREALLKTYHALYGEGII; translated from the coding sequence ATGAAGAGCGTTCAGATAAGGAAGTTCCTTCTGATTGACTCCGCCTACAAATCGAGGATACTGCGAGGGGATAAGGTCACCACGATACGCTACGGGAACTACGAGGCGGAACCCGGGAGCGAGGTTTACCTCGTCCTAACGCCGAGCGATACCGCGGTGGCGAAGATCAGGATAACAGGCATCGAAAGGAAAAAGGTTCGAGAATTGACCGATAGGGATGCAAAACTCGACGGTTTCCGGGACGTCAGGGAGCTTCTGGGGGAGCTCAACAGGATATACGGCGAGCTCTACGGGGACGATGAGGTTACCGTCATAAGCTTCGAGGTGACGAAGCGTTTTAAAGACGGGATCCCCCTGAAGTGGCTCAAGGGGCTGAACTACAGGGAGCCGGAGGAGATAGCGAGGCTCTACCTCGAAAATCAGGAAAGGCTGAACCTGAACCGCGGGACGGACTTTATCATGAGGAGGATCTACAACGAGGGCCTCGGAAGGGCCGTGAGGACCTTCGGACCGAAGAGGGTTCGGGAGGCTCTGCTCAAAACTTACCACGCCCTCTACGGAGAGGGTATAATTTAG